From a single Chitinophaga sp. Cy-1792 genomic region:
- a CDS encoding MFS transporter produces the protein MNSTTLGKYRWGICALLFFATTINYVDRQVIGLLKDTLTKEFSWTEKDYSYIVTAFSAAYALGLLGFGRLIDKIGSKLGYTVSVAIWSISAMAHAAARSTFGFGAARSVLGVSEAGNFPAAIKTVAEWFPKKERALATGLFNSGANIAAIVGPPAVYWILTSYHWQTAFIWTGAIGFIWLIFWWMFYEVPAKQKRLSKEEYAFIHSDNEEVKDVEEKPQSVKWGKLFTVRQTWAFVFGKLLTDPVWWFFLFWLPTYLTSTYHLDMESTKGWPLVVVYSISSVGSIFGGWLSSYLIKKGWPVFKARKVSMLAFAIAVVPVVIVPHVNNLAVGLGLIGLATAAHQAWSATIFTTVSDMFPKKAVSSVVGIGGMAGSVGGSLFPLLVGVILDHYKTLNNISTGYGIILTVCGVAYLAAWLLMHAFAPRMEQVQLDEPITADDKKNAVYSN, from the coding sequence ATGAATTCCACAACTTTAGGTAAATATCGCTGGGGCATCTGCGCGTTGTTATTCTTTGCGACCACGATTAATTATGTAGACAGGCAGGTAATAGGCTTATTGAAGGATACGCTGACGAAAGAGTTTAGCTGGACAGAGAAAGACTATAGTTATATTGTTACGGCATTTTCTGCCGCCTATGCATTGGGTTTACTGGGCTTTGGCCGTTTGATAGACAAAATAGGCAGTAAGCTGGGGTATACTGTATCTGTAGCTATCTGGAGTATTTCTGCCATGGCACATGCTGCTGCCCGTTCCACATTTGGCTTTGGTGCTGCCCGTTCTGTACTGGGTGTGAGCGAAGCCGGTAACTTCCCTGCAGCTATCAAAACGGTAGCGGAATGGTTTCCTAAAAAAGAGCGGGCACTGGCCACCGGATTATTTAACTCCGGCGCCAACATTGCTGCCATCGTAGGCCCACCGGCTGTTTATTGGATCCTGACATCCTACCACTGGCAAACGGCCTTTATCTGGACCGGTGCTATTGGTTTTATCTGGCTGATATTCTGGTGGATGTTTTATGAAGTTCCTGCCAAACAGAAACGTTTGTCAAAAGAGGAATATGCCTTTATTCACAGCGATAACGAAGAAGTAAAAGACGTAGAAGAGAAACCACAGTCTGTAAAATGGGGTAAGCTGTTTACGGTGCGTCAGACATGGGCTTTCGTATTTGGTAAACTGCTGACAGATCCTGTATGGTGGTTCTTCCTGTTTTGGTTGCCTACCTATCTTACCTCTACCTATCACCTGGATATGGAATCAACCAAAGGCTGGCCGTTGGTAGTTGTATATTCTATTTCCAGCGTTGGTAGCATCTTTGGTGGATGGTTATCTTCTTACCTGATCAAAAAAGGCTGGCCTGTATTTAAAGCGAGAAAAGTTTCTATGCTGGCATTTGCCATTGCAGTGGTACCGGTAGTAATAGTACCACATGTCAACAATCTGGCTGTAGGCCTGGGATTGATCGGACTGGCTACTGCAGCGCACCAGGCATGGTCTGCAACCATTTTCACCACGGTATCTGATATGTTCCCTAAAAAGGCGGTTAGTTCTGTAGTAGGTATTGGTGGTATGGCCGGTTCCGTGGGAGGTTCACTGTTCCCGCTGCTGGTAGGTGTTATCCTTGATCATTACAAAACACTCAATAATATTTCAACAGGATATGGTATTATCCTGACTGTCTGCGGTGTTGCCTACCTGGCAGCCTGGCTGCTGATGCATGCATTTGCCCCAAGAATGGAGCAGGTACAGCTGGATGAGCCAATTACTGCAGATGATAAAAAGAACGCAGTTTATAGCAATTAA
- a CDS encoding UxaA family hydrolase, whose translation MNSYLQIHPADNVLVALQDLQAGTKITFNGQEIELLQNTPAKHKFLINDINSGEPVIMYGVLVAKAVTTIRQGGIMTTENVVHDANAFHEKEGSQQWQAPDISKWKDRTFMGYQRADGQVGTRNYWLVIPLVFCENRNVSVIKTAFEKGLGFAPAEIYNEQVTDLVELYKKGDLEAIKQYEAGAASNTDKRSKIFPNIDGIKFLTHEGGCGGTRQDSDALCALLAGYIHHPNVAGATVLSLGCQHAQVSILQEAVKKLNPSFNKPILVYEQQKSPSEFSMLSSAIKDTFLALVAANKDTRQPSPLSKLVIGLECGGSDGFSGISANPAVGHTSDLLVALGGTSILSEFPELCGVEQELINRCTTENTSEKFIRIMRAYENQAQSVGSGFYMNPSPGNIKDGLITDAIKSAGAAKKGGTSPVTDVLDYTEYVTKPGLNLLCTPGNDVESTSAEVGSGANVVLFTTGLGTPTGNPIAPVVKLATNTKLATRMPDIIDIDTGSIISGQHSIADMGEQILEYVIQTASGEVHTKAELLHQDDFIPWKRGVSL comes from the coding sequence ATGAACAGTTATTTACAAATACATCCGGCCGATAATGTGCTGGTTGCATTGCAAGATTTACAGGCTGGAACAAAAATTACATTCAACGGCCAGGAGATAGAATTGCTGCAAAACACTCCCGCTAAACATAAATTTCTCATTAACGATATTAACAGTGGCGAACCTGTAATCATGTACGGTGTACTGGTTGCCAAAGCTGTTACGACGATTCGCCAGGGTGGCATCATGACTACCGAAAACGTAGTACACGATGCCAATGCCTTCCACGAAAAAGAAGGCAGCCAGCAATGGCAGGCACCGGATATCAGCAAATGGAAAGACCGCACCTTCATGGGCTATCAACGGGCAGACGGGCAGGTAGGTACCCGTAACTACTGGCTGGTAATTCCACTGGTATTCTGTGAAAACAGGAATGTAAGCGTGATCAAAACAGCTTTCGAGAAAGGCCTTGGATTCGCTCCTGCAGAGATTTACAACGAACAGGTAACTGACCTCGTGGAACTCTATAAAAAAGGTGATTTAGAAGCGATTAAGCAATATGAAGCCGGCGCTGCCAGCAACACGGACAAGCGTAGCAAAATATTTCCTAATATAGATGGTATTAAATTCCTCACCCACGAAGGTGGCTGCGGCGGTACACGCCAGGACTCAGACGCGCTCTGCGCCCTCCTGGCTGGTTACATCCACCACCCTAACGTAGCAGGTGCCACCGTGCTCAGTCTGGGCTGCCAGCACGCGCAGGTATCCATCCTGCAGGAAGCGGTGAAAAAACTCAATCCATCTTTCAATAAACCAATCCTGGTTTATGAACAACAGAAGAGTCCTTCTGAATTTTCGATGCTTTCTTCCGCCATCAAAGATACTTTCCTGGCACTGGTAGCAGCTAACAAGGATACCCGTCAGCCAAGTCCGTTATCTAAACTGGTAATAGGCCTGGAATGCGGCGGCTCCGACGGATTCTCCGGTATCTCTGCCAACCCTGCAGTAGGTCATACCTCCGACCTGCTCGTGGCACTGGGCGGTACTTCTATCCTCTCTGAGTTCCCTGAGCTCTGCGGTGTGGAACAGGAGCTCATCAACCGTTGTACAACCGAAAATACTTCGGAGAAATTCATCCGCATTATGCGTGCGTATGAAAACCAGGCGCAGTCAGTAGGTTCCGGTTTCTACATGAACCCTTCTCCTGGCAATATCAAAGACGGCCTGATCACAGATGCGATTAAATCCGCCGGTGCAGCTAAAAAAGGAGGTACCTCTCCTGTAACTGATGTACTGGATTATACAGAATATGTTACCAAACCAGGATTAAACCTGCTTTGCACACCAGGCAATGATGTGGAGTCTACCTCCGCAGAAGTTGGTTCCGGCGCAAACGTTGTACTGTTTACCACTGGTTTAGGTACTCCTACCGGCAACCCGATTGCACCGGTAGTAAAACTCGCTACCAACACCAAACTGGCTACCCGCATGCCTGATATCATTGATATCGATACCGGCTCCATCATCAGCGGCCAGCACAGCATCGCTGATATGGGTGAGCAGATCCTGGAATATGTGATACAAACCGCCAGCGGTGAAGTACATACCAAAGCTGAGTTACTGCACCAGGATGATTTTATCCCGTGGAAACGTGGTGTGAGTTTGTAA
- a CDS encoding heparinase II/III family protein codes for MRLIKLFHVLTAAVMALSVNLQAQSKPAPSDFLEKAWQQAGGATAFAGRDAWRNELKSTIQQRINTLPAATKAGLIEDAEKALTFKWPAVTADLYLQYRDNGNRINFETVQGERRRMMVALIAGELVEHKGRFMPQIANGLWLVLEESTWVLPAHIGVQKSGANLPDPSEQIIDLVAGETAVTLSWAQFLLREDLDKYSVIINKRIDYELDRRIYTPYLQRDDFWWMGFKGGQVNNWNIWINNNILKTALLNLDNTDKRNAVIAKSIRSADNFVNAYAPDGGCDEGPSYWGHAGGKLIEMLESLQSASGGKLDFSKNPLMHAIGAYIYKMHVDSNRFVNFADASARSIPPPQDVFMYGQLYHDTLLTKFGSYLYGLGHPDKERLKASALAEFVYELLLGDDIRRTPAAAPYTAVNWLPDLQVLSLRSRAGTPKGLFLAAQGGHNAESHNHNDVGNFVLYVNGQPAIIDVGVGTYTKQTFSKDRYQLWYMQSQWHNCPTINGIQQQDGRRFQAGDVSFKQRPDGGLLKMDIAKAYPEAALVNSWVRTWNFTANNATVVLTDEYDLKEWKEAFRCNLMSPQAPDTSKAGVLVIKGNGNDLVVNYDPALLEVTTTQQPIDDPRLSSVWGNSVTRISMVAKKQQLRGKYTIKFALK; via the coding sequence ATGCGGTTAATAAAATTATTCCACGTACTGACAGCGGCTGTGATGGCGCTTTCAGTGAATTTACAGGCACAATCGAAGCCGGCACCATCAGATTTCCTGGAAAAAGCCTGGCAGCAAGCCGGCGGCGCCACTGCTTTTGCAGGCAGGGATGCCTGGCGTAACGAGCTGAAATCTACCATACAGCAGCGTATCAATACACTGCCAGCGGCTACCAAAGCCGGACTGATAGAGGATGCGGAGAAAGCTTTGACTTTTAAATGGCCAGCTGTTACCGCTGATCTTTACCTGCAGTACCGCGACAATGGCAACAGGATTAATTTCGAAACCGTACAGGGCGAGCGCCGCAGAATGATGGTAGCACTGATAGCCGGTGAGCTGGTGGAACATAAAGGACGTTTTATGCCGCAGATAGCCAACGGCCTGTGGCTGGTGCTGGAAGAAAGCACCTGGGTATTACCTGCACATATTGGTGTGCAGAAATCTGGTGCCAACCTCCCCGATCCATCAGAGCAGATCATTGACCTGGTAGCAGGAGAAACCGCTGTAACACTAAGCTGGGCGCAGTTCCTGCTGAGAGAGGACCTGGACAAATATTCCGTGATCATCAACAAACGGATAGATTATGAACTGGACCGCCGTATCTACACCCCTTATCTGCAACGCGATGATTTCTGGTGGATGGGCTTCAAAGGTGGTCAGGTCAATAACTGGAACATCTGGATAAATAATAACATACTTAAAACTGCACTGCTCAATCTTGATAACACCGACAAACGCAATGCGGTTATCGCTAAAAGTATACGTAGTGCCGATAACTTCGTAAATGCCTATGCGCCCGATGGTGGCTGCGATGAAGGGCCGTCCTACTGGGGACATGCCGGTGGTAAGCTGATTGAAATGCTGGAATCCTTACAAAGCGCATCAGGCGGTAAGCTGGATTTCAGTAAAAACCCGCTCATGCATGCCATTGGCGCCTATATCTATAAAATGCATGTGGATAGTAACAGGTTCGTGAATTTTGCAGATGCTTCTGCCAGAAGTATCCCGCCACCACAGGATGTATTCATGTACGGCCAGTTATATCACGATACGCTGCTGACAAAGTTCGGTTCCTACCTGTATGGATTGGGACACCCTGATAAAGAAAGATTAAAAGCGAGTGCACTGGCTGAATTCGTATATGAGTTACTGTTGGGAGATGATATCCGGAGAACCCCGGCTGCGGCGCCTTATACTGCTGTCAACTGGCTACCTGATCTGCAGGTACTTTCCCTGCGTTCCAGGGCCGGTACGCCGAAAGGCTTATTCCTGGCGGCACAGGGCGGACATAATGCAGAGAGTCATAACCATAACGACGTAGGTAATTTTGTACTTTATGTAAACGGGCAACCCGCCATCATTGATGTTGGCGTAGGCACCTATACAAAGCAAACGTTTAGCAAAGACCGTTATCAGCTTTGGTATATGCAGAGTCAGTGGCATAACTGCCCTACCATTAACGGCATACAGCAGCAGGATGGCCGCAGGTTTCAGGCTGGTGACGTTTCTTTTAAGCAACGTCCTGACGGTGGTTTGCTGAAGATGGATATTGCTAAAGCATACCCTGAAGCAGCGCTGGTAAACAGCTGGGTGCGTACCTGGAATTTTACAGCCAATAATGCTACCGTGGTGCTCACGGATGAATATGACCTGAAAGAGTGGAAAGAGGCTTTCCGCTGCAATCTGATGAGTCCACAGGCGCCGGATACCAGCAAGGCAGGCGTACTGGTTATCAAAGGTAATGGCAATGACCTGGTGGTAAACTATGATCCGGCATTGCTGGAAGTGACTACCACACAGCAACCTATTGATGATCCACGCCTTTCCTCCGTATGGGGCAATAGCGTTACGCGTATTAGTATGGTTGCTAAAAAGCAGCAGCTGCGCGGAAAATACACCATCAAATTTGCGTTAAAATAG